A portion of the Tachysurus fulvidraco isolate hzauxx_2018 chromosome 8, HZAU_PFXX_2.0, whole genome shotgun sequence genome contains these proteins:
- the LOC113662157 gene encoding uncharacterized protein LOC113662157, translated as MYVFLGMFLALSTSGRFVLLAPLPETLTPDIKDMEVMRSPEFQDNAENAYSLVTKILMEIPAVHKSLIHIETLSLNESDLSSLQILKKFLGLPEPSPLQPLSDKFTLEVSLGRIVEGLKLHKILLKVISELEHLKVKKPSELLYDLRDAILHIHKMQHLIKAVNGPEKVTESQLREDLTPKLENEYRSQVATHLALIQLRQFTKDVSRSLHSMIISPAEPEGQES; from the exons ATGTACGTCTTTCTAG GTATGTTCCTCGCTCTAAGCACTTCGGGAAGATTTGTGCTTCTGGCGCCTTTACCAGAGACCCTCACGCCGGATATTAAGGATATGGAGGTCATGAGAAGCCCTGAATTTCAGGACAATGCTGAGAATGCATACAGCTTGGTAACGAAGATACTCATGGAAATTCCTGCAGTGCACAAATCACTGATCCACATTGAG aCGCTGTCTCTAAATGAGAGTGATTTAAGCTCTTTACAGATCCTCAAGAAATTCCTGGGTTTACCAGAGCCAAGTCCTCTTCAGCCCCTCTCAGACAAGTTTACACTG GAGGTTTCCTTGGGCCGCATAGTCGAGGGTCTGAAGCTGCACAAGATCCTGCTGAAGGTGATCAGCGAGCTGGAACACCTTAAGGTCAAGAAACCGAGCGAACTCCTGTATGACCTGCGAGATGCAATACTGCACATTCACAAG ATGCAGCATTTGATTAAGGCGGTGAATGGACCGGAGAAGGTAACGGAAAGCCAGCTACGAGAAGATCTGACTCCTAAACTAGAAAACGAATACAGGTCTCAGGTGGCAACACATCTGGCTCTGATCCAACTGAGACAGTTCACCAAGGACGTCAGTCGCAGCCTCCATAGCATGATTATCTCTCCGGCAGAACCCGAGGGTCAAGAGTCATAA